The Rhododendron vialii isolate Sample 1 chromosome 6a, ASM3025357v1 genome includes a window with the following:
- the LOC131329566 gene encoding wax ester synthase/diacylglycerol acyltransferase 4-like, whose amino-acid sequence MELEQEEEEPVSPTGQYFNSSVLSISVLGVLESQVPIDDSPTLSLLQDVFLPINPRFSSIMVRDKNGIKQWKRVKVNLKDHINVPIFPTATGDQFYDQQFNDYLTKISLSQLPQSRPLWEIHVIKYPTRAAAGHVVFKLHHALGDGFSIMGALLSCLQRADDPSLPLTFPLLRNDLSLNAEGGKGIWNAFSGFFNTVLDFGWSLMKSTFAEDDRTPIRSGDDGVEFRPVDIFTITFCLDQIKLIKSNLQVTINDVITGIIFYGTRLYMQETGQDHSTKSNSTALVLLNTRNISGYKSVEEMVKPDPNTKWGNQFGFIHVSIPELMKAADEIYPIKFVFEAQEIIKRKKNSAAVFLTGKLLETLRKYRGPEATARHIRNTLKNSSMTISNMVGPVEQMAIANHPCSGIYFMVVGVPQSLSIAMVSYMGKLRVAVGTEKGHIDPNKFKSCVQNSFDVMFKAAANSPSQPN is encoded by the exons ATGGAGTTGGAGCAGGAAGAAGAAGAGCCAGTGAGTCCCACCGGGCAATACTTCAACAGTTCAGTCCTATCAATTTCAGTTCTTGGAGTTTTGGAATCACAAGTTCCCATAGACGACTCCCCAACCCTGTCCCTTCTCCAGGATGTCTTCCTCCCCATCAACCCTCGCTTTTCCTCCATCATG GTCAGGGACAAGAATGGGATAAAACAATGGAAGAGAGTGAAAGTAAATCTCAAAGACCACATTAACGTCCCTATTTTCCCAACAGCCACCGGAGACCAATTCTACGACCAACAATTCAACGACTACTTGACCAAAATATCCCTGTCCCAGCTCCCCCAGAGCAGGCCACTATGGGAAATTCACGTAATCAAGTACCCGACGAGAGCTGCGGCCGGGCACGTGGTTTTCAAGCTCCACCACGCGCTCGGCGACGGGTTCTCCATAATGGGGGCCCTGCTCTCTTGTTTGCAGAGAGCCGACGATCCGTCCCTGCCCCTGACGTTTCCCCTGCTCCGGAACGATTTGAGTTTGAACGCGGAGGGTGGTAAGGGGATTTGGAATGCTTTTTCCGGGTTTTTCAATACGGTGTTGGATTTCGGGTGGAGCCTCATGAAGAGTACCTTTGCGGAGGATGATCGGACGCCGATCCGGTCCGGGGACGATGGGGTGGAGTTTCGGCCTGTCGATATATTTACGATCACGTTTTGTTTGGATCAGATCAAGCTAATCAAGTCCAATCTTCAAGTG aCGATAAACGACGTGATTACGGGTATAATCTTCTACGGAACCCGATTATACATGCAAGAAACGGGCCAAGACCACTCCACCAAATCCAATTCCACTGCATTGGTTTTGCTCAACACAAGGAATATTTCCGGGTACAAATCCGTCGAGGAGATGGTCAAACCCGACCCGAATACAAAGTGGGGCAACCAATTCGGGTTCATACACGTGTCGATCCCAGAGTTGATGAAGGCAGCCGATGAGATTTACCCAATCAAGTTTGTGTTTGAAGCCCAGGAAATAATCAAGAGGAAGAAAAACTCTGCTGCGGTTTTCCTCACCGGGAAGCTTTTGGAAACCTTGAGGAAATACAGAGGACCTGAG GCAACAGCACGGCACATACGTAACACCCTCAAGAACTCAAGCATGACAATCTCCAACATGGTTGGACCTGTCGAACAAATGGCTATAGCTAATCATCCATGTTCTGGCATCTACTTCATGGTTGTTGGTGTTCCACAG AGTCTCAGTATAGCCATGGTGAGTTACATGGGGAAATTGAGGGTTGCAGTGGGCACAGAGAAAGGCCACATTGATCCAAATAAGTTCAAGTCATGCGTCCAAAATTCTTTTGACGTGATGTTCAAAGCCGCAGCGAATTCTCCTTCACAACCAAATTAA